CCCCAGATTTGCGCTTGTTCAGCGGCGATGCCACGAAGGACACCTTTTACAGGCTCAGAAAGTTTACTAAGCTTGGCTTTCTGATTATAGACGACTTGTTTTGAATAAGGAGCTTTGCACGAATCAGCATTGCACGCGTTTTCAAAGTGCGCAGCTTCTTCGTAGAATTTATCGCCGTTAGGTCCCATTTGGTCGGCGAAAGAAAATGAAGTAACGAAAATTCCCAAAAGTGCGACTAAGGCAGTTTTCACAGACATGGTTACCTCCAAAAAGGAGACTATGCGCTGAATCTGTGAAAACTTTTAATACATAGATCTAAAGTTATTATGCCGAAAATGAATTTCGAAAAACGATGTCATTTAAGGCGTAAAACCGCTGTCAGTGGCTTGTGATCAGAGCTGTCGACATCATTAAGAATTTCAGCCTCTAAGGTATCAAACCCGCGAATATAGATGTGATCTAACTTACGACCACGACTATCGTTTTTAAGAACTACTTTCTTTAATTTAAGGTAGTTCATAATCGCATCTGTAGCTGAAAGGCGGTTCCCGTTCCAAGTATTAAAGTCGCCAGCGAAAATCATGGGGCCTTTGTGCTTTTTCAAGTAGTCCGCAGCCTGGTCAATGTGTTCGCGATTAGTCTCGTTACTGACAAAGTTCAAAGCATGGATATTGGCAATCAATAGAGTCTGCGGGTGATTGGCGATGGCGTACTCTTCAATCAAAGTCATCTTAGGGGTGTTCAGGATGGGTTCTCTGCCAGGGCTTCTTAAGTAGTGGACCGATAAAGCTTTGATGCGACCACCGCTCATGACGCCTGTTGGATTATTGTCGTTATCAATGAAGCTTGTTGCGAAGTTCCAGCAAAAACCTTTTTGGTTTAAGGCAATCGCTGGAACAAAAGCATCAAGCATGGATTCTTGAATCAGGACTAGGTTTGAACGTTGAACTAAAGAAGTAAAATCGCGGGCCCAACGGGCACCTTCAGAGCCTTTTTTAATATTCCAAACTGAGATTTGAAAATTAGCGGGGAGGTAATCAGGTTTGCAGGTCCCGAATTCACTTAAAACATTCTTGTCGCTTGGGATATGAATTTTAGCTTGAGATTGAACGCAGCAAAGCAATAGAAGACAAAGGATCCATCCCTTGATCATCATTTTTCCCTCCTTGGAAAAACAGTGAATACTCAGACAAAGTCGAAGTGCATAAGGCCCTAGATTTTTTTAGCAAGAACCACAAATTCAAGATTTTCCACTTTCGGAATTCCGAAGCGTTCGTCACC
This is a stretch of genomic DNA from Bdellovibrio reynosensis. It encodes these proteins:
- a CDS encoding endonuclease/exonuclease/phosphatase family protein: MMIKGWILCLLLLCCVQSQAKIHIPSDKNVLSEFGTCKPDYLPANFQISVWNIKKGSEGARWARDFTSLVQRSNLVLIQESMLDAFVPAIALNQKGFCWNFATSFIDNDNNPTGVMSGGRIKALSVHYLRSPGREPILNTPKMTLIEEYAIANHPQTLLIANIHALNFVSNETNREHIDQAADYLKKHKGPMIFAGDFNTWNGNRLSATDAIMNYLKLKKVVLKNDSRGRKLDHIYIRGFDTLEAEILNDVDSSDHKPLTAVLRLK